The Phalacrocorax carbo chromosome 23, bPhaCar2.1, whole genome shotgun sequence genome includes a window with the following:
- the GPR37L1 gene encoding G-protein coupled receptor 37-like 1, with protein sequence MPLPPLLVLLLLMLLVPGAAAMQGRAGQPGEGSAHHAQGADGGRTLLTISRDSPEVQVMKERLRRGTEDDSKSVQQYVPGVRVEFPRPLNSANLHPTKALLPSSTDPSEQQQGVPTDGEGAEPRANLTTVSDKRLQIQNPLYPVTENSYSAYAVMFLSLIVFAVGIIGNLSVMCIVWHNYYMKSAWNSILASLAFWDFLILFFCLPVVIFNEITKKRLLGDVSCRIVPFMEVSSLGVTTFSLCALGIDRFHAATSPQASARPIEQCQSIIAKLAVIWVGSMMLSVPEILLWQLAQDTSPVSGVVTEYCTMKPSSNLPESVYSLVLTYQNARMWWYFGCYFCLPILFTVSCQLVTRRISGTEKKTECRGTKHSQCESHLNCTIIGLTIIYGLCTTPENVCNIVVAYMSPDMSKQTLDLLNLINQFFLFFKCSVTPVLLLCLCRPLGQAFMDCCCCCCEGCSPDTASSEGSADSKLKTEMSSSIFFDKPRESPPPLLALGTPC encoded by the exons ATGCCTTTGCCACCATTGCTTGTCCTCctgctgctgatgctgctggtgCCGGGAGCTGCGGCGATGcaaggcagggctgggcagcctggggaaggcagcGCCCACCATGCCCAGGGTGCAGATGGAGGTAGGACTCTGCTGACTATTTCCCGGGACAGTCCAGAGGTCCAGGTGATGAAGGAGAGGCTGCGCCGGGGGACAGAGGATGACTCCAAGTCGGTGCAGCAGTACGTGCCAGGGGTGCGTGTGGAGTTTCCGCGGCCCCTCAACTCTGCCAACTTGCACCCAACCAAGGccctgctgccatccagcacAGACCCATCTGAGCAGCAACAAGGGGTCCCCACggatggggagggggcagagcctCGAGCCAACCTCACCACCGTATCCGACAAACGGTTGCAAATCCAGAACCCCTTGTACCCAGTGACGGAGAACTCCTATAGCGCCTATGCCGTGATGTTCCTTTCGCTCATCGTCTTCGCAGTGGGCATCATCGGAAACCTCTCTGTGATGTGCATTGTGTGGCACAACTACTACATGAAGAGTGCCTGGAACTCCATCCTGGCCAGCCTGGCTTTCTGGGACTTCCTCATCCTCTTCTTCTGCCTGCCTGTAGTCATCTTCAATGAGATCACCAAGAAGAGGCTGCTGGGGGATGTGTCCTGCCGCATCGTGCCCTTCATGGAG GTGTCGTCGCTGGGAGTCACCACCTTCAGCCTCTGTGCTCTGGGCATCGACAGGTTCCACgcagccaccagcccccaggccAGCGCCCGGCCCATCGAGCAGTGCCAGTCCATCATCGCCAAGCTGGCCGTCATCTGGGTGGGCTCCATGATGCTGTCAGTGCCGGAGATCCTGCTCTGGCAGCTGGCACAGGACACATCACCCGTGTCTGGTGTGGTGACGGAGTATTGCACCATGAAGCCCTCGTCCAACCTGCCTGAGTCCGTCTACTCGCTGGTGCTCACCTACCAAAATGCTCGGATGTGGTGGTACTTCGGTTGCTACTTCTGCTTGCCCATCCTCTTCACCGTGAGCTGCCAGCTGGTGACCCGGAGGATCAGCGGTACCGAGAAGAAGACCGAGTGCCGAGGTACCAAGCACAGCCAGTGCGAGAGTCACTTGAACTGCACCATCATCGGGCTGACCATCATCTACGGGCTCTGCACCACACCTGAGAATGTCTGCAACATCGTGGTGGCCTACATGTCCCCCGACATGTCCAAGCAGACCTTGGACCTGCTCAACCTCATCAACCAGTTCTTCCTGTTCTTCAAGTGCTCGGTGACACCTGTCCTGCTCCTGTGCCTCTGCAGACCCCTGGGCCAGGCCTTCAtggactgctgctgctgctgctgtgagggCTGCAGCCCCGACACTGCCTCCAGCGAGGGCAGTGCTGACAGCAAGCTCAAAACGGAGATGTcctcctccatcttctttgACAAGCCCCGGGAgtcccctccacccctcctgGCCCTTGGCACGCCTTGCTAA